The Shewanella algae DNA segment AGTAAGACACTGGTTGTAAAGGCGTTCAAACAAACACAAACCACTTACCTTATGCAGGTATCTGTATCGACCAAGCCGAGCTCCGGCGGCTATCAAGTAAACCCTTCGGGGAGACTGATGACATTTGTCACCTGCAACTTATGACCTTTGTGAATACCGCCAATTCAGGCTCTCGGGAATACTAAACCCGACTCAGATTCGAGTCTGTTCATCCAAGGAGCGAATGATGCGTAAACTCACACTGTTATTGGGCCTGAGTCTGGCCCTCTCAACCCAGGCAGCCACCATTGATGAAATCGATGCCGCTGCAAATCAAATCGACATTGACACCTTGAGCCTCTACGCCGACAACAGTCAGGGATATCAACAGGCCTACGCTAACTATCGTTTGGCTGTCAGCGCCAATGTACTTGGCCAGCTTCAGACCCGGGATCTGGCCTTGGCCACTGCGGCCGAAAGCCTGGCTCAACCGAACTTCAACAAGGACGGCGAAGCTCTGGCACTTCTGTCTGCTGTTTATGGTATGCAGATAACCGCCAATCCAAGCCAGTCGGCAACTCTGGGGAAAGCTGCAGGCAAGTCTCTGCAAGATGCCAGACAACTGGCGCCCAACAGCCCCAGAGTCGCGCTCATTGGCGCCATCTCCAGTTTCTATACGCCAGTCGAGTATGGTGGCAGCAGCGACAGAGCCCTGCAGGAAATTGAACGCGCCCTGAAACTCTATGCCAATCCCTGCAGCGATATCTGCTGGGGTCACGCCGAAGCCTACACCTGGCGGGGAGTGATACAGCAACAGCAGGGGCAATCCAAAGCCGCCAGCCAGAGTTGGCAACAAGCGCTGGCACTGGATCCTGACTACGCCTGGGCGGGTTTTCTTCTGTCAAAACAAACGCAGCAATAAGGGAAGGTGCGAACCAGAGCGCCACTGGGGCTTATTCGCACCACCTTAAGGTCTTGACCGGATCTCCGCCCGGGGATCCGGTTTACTTGTGCACCGATACACGCCATTATTTGCGCTGGAGATGCGAGGACAACCGATGCAGGATCCACAGACTCAAACCGAACTCAAACTGGCCAAATACTATCTTGTCAATCTGGCCTTTTACTTTATCCCACTGTTTATTATGCCGGTGTCACCCTGGCAATGGCTCGCCAGCCTGCTGGTTTTGCCGCCCTTTATCTACTGTTATTTTCGCGCCTATGGCGCCGATAGGGCTAAAATGCACTGGCCAATTCTGGGGATCATCCTACTGGCTATTTTGATCACCCCCGCCAACCCGGGTTCTTTGTCGCTGTTTACCTTCGCCGCCTTCTTTATCGGCTTTTTTTATCCTCTCAGGCTGCTCTTGCCGGCATTATTGCTGATTGCCCTGGTGCTACTGGCATTGAATCAGTTGCTGGGTTTTAACGGCCTCTATTTTGTCTATTATGGCTGCGGCCTGACAGCCGCTATCTCTCTGCTTGGGGTCGCCGAGCGCAAACGCCAACAGGCCAAACGACAAGCCCGCCGTAGCGAAGAGGAGATCCGTGCCCTGGCGACCATGTTGGAGCGGGAGCGTATCGGCAGAGATCTGCACGACCTCATGGGACATCAACTCTCTTCCATCGCCCTCAAGGCCGAGCTGGCGAACAAGCTGCTGCAAAAAAATGATCTGCAAGCCAGTCGAGAACAACTCACTGAACTGGCGCAGATTGCCCGTGACAGCCTGAGCCAAATTCGCCGTGCTGTGGCCGACTATCGGCATCAGGGGCTTGATAGCTGCTGCGCCCAACTCTGTCGGCGCTTGCGCGAAAAAGGCTTGGCGGTCAGCCTGGAGGGGGAACTGCCTGTGCTGTCGCCACTGGCAGAAAGCCAACTGATACTGATCCTGACCGAACTGGTGAGCAATATTCTCAGGCACAGTGATGCCACAGAGGCACACTTGAGCTTTACCCTGGAGCCTCAACTTACTATTTGCCTGAGAGACAACGGCACGATAAGGTTCAAACCCACTCTGGGGAACGGCCTCAAAGGCATAGCCGAGCGGCTTGCCCTCTTGGGTGGCGAGCTGCAAATCGATACAGCAAAGGGTTTCAGCGCTCTTTTACTGCTGCCCAGACAACAGCTGTTATCGGCCCAGGGAGAGGGCATTGAGAAAGCAAAGAGCACAGTGAAGACCGAGATTACCGAGAACATGGACAAGCTCGCCCAAGAGCAACACAAAAATCCTCTGGAGGGCCAGGTATGAAGATATTGCTGGCGGAAGATCAAGCCATGGTTCGCGGCGCGCTTGCCGGCCTGCTGCAACTCTCCGGGGACTTCAGCGTCACTCAGGCCACGGATGGCGACCAGGCATTGGCACTGCTCAAGACCGAGGATTTTCAACTGCTGCTGACAGATATCGAAATGCCCGGCACTTCAGGGCTGGAGCTGGCTGCCTGGGTCGCCCGAGAGCAACCTGCGCTGAAGACCATTATCATCACCACCTTTGGCCGCGCCGGCTATATCAAACGGGCGCTGGAGGCCGGTGTCTGCGGCTTCCTGCTAAAGGATGCTCCGGTGGAGGAACTGGTCGAGGCCATAGCCAAGGTGATGCAGGGTAAAAAAGTCATTGCCCCCGAACTGGCCATGCTGGCTCTTGGGGAGCAAGACCCGCTATCCGACAAAGAACGCCGCGCCCTGCGACTGGCCGCCGAGGGCAAGAGCAGTGGCGAGATTGCCGCCGCACTCTTCATCAGTGAAGGCACGGTACGCAACTATCTGTCGGAAGCCATCAACAAGCTGGGAGCCTCCAATCGT contains these protein-coding regions:
- a CDS encoding response regulator transcription factor, which translates into the protein MKILLAEDQAMVRGALAGLLQLSGDFSVTQATDGDQALALLKTEDFQLLLTDIEMPGTSGLELAAWVAREQPALKTIIITTFGRAGYIKRALEAGVCGFLLKDAPVEELVEAIAKVMQGKKVIAPELAMLALGEQDPLSDKERRALRLAAEGKSSGEIAAALFISEGTVRNYLSEAINKLGASNRIDAARIAKQKGWL
- a CDS encoding sensor histidine kinase; its protein translation is MQDPQTQTELKLAKYYLVNLAFYFIPLFIMPVSPWQWLASLLVLPPFIYCYFRAYGADRAKMHWPILGIILLAILITPANPGSLSLFTFAAFFIGFFYPLRLLLPALLLIALVLLALNQLLGFNGLYFVYYGCGLTAAISLLGVAERKRQQAKRQARRSEEEIRALATMLERERIGRDLHDLMGHQLSSIALKAELANKLLQKNDLQASREQLTELAQIARDSLSQIRRAVADYRHQGLDSCCAQLCRRLREKGLAVSLEGELPVLSPLAESQLILILTELVSNILRHSDATEAHLSFTLEPQLTICLRDNGTIRFKPTLGNGLKGIAERLALLGGELQIDTAKGFSALLLLPRQQLLSAQGEGIEKAKSTVKTEITENMDKLAQEQHKNPLEGQV
- a CDS encoding tetratricopeptide repeat protein, giving the protein MMRKLTLLLGLSLALSTQAATIDEIDAAANQIDIDTLSLYADNSQGYQQAYANYRLAVSANVLGQLQTRDLALATAAESLAQPNFNKDGEALALLSAVYGMQITANPSQSATLGKAAGKSLQDARQLAPNSPRVALIGAISSFYTPVEYGGSSDRALQEIERALKLYANPCSDICWGHAEAYTWRGVIQQQQGQSKAASQSWQQALALDPDYAWAGFLLSKQTQQ